The Ictidomys tridecemlineatus isolate mIctTri1 chromosome 1, mIctTri1.hap1, whole genome shotgun sequence DNA window AGTGGGGTTTTCCTtcctccccgcccccccacccctgcGGAGAATCGAACTGGGAGAACTGAACAAACCGCCCCTGGGTCCCATGAGGGAGAAAAACCCCGGAGCCGCAGAGAGGGGAAGAGGCAGCAACCGCAGGACCTGCCCGCTCGCCCCCGTGGTCCGCGCACCCCCGGGCCGCCCGCTCGCCCTGTCCCGCTAACCCCTCCCGATCGCAACCCGAGAGGGGCAGACGCGGGTTTCCAGCCCCTTTCATGGGGGAGAGGAGGCCGGGGGGAGCCCGAGAACAGCGACCACAGCAAGATCTGCACCCGGAGCCTCGGGAACAGCCCCGGAGGCCAGAACTGCGCCCAGCGAAGGAGCAGAGACAGGACCAGGAACAGCAGAAACCTCCCTGCAATCGTCTTTCCATTAGTCAATGCTGATTTCCTCTCCCGCAACCAAGAATTCACCTCCCGCCCCAGATAACCTAATATaatctatatatataaatatataatatataatgttcttaaattattcctgatttttttaacCAAGCTGCCAAGAAGAGAAGAACGTATTCTCCCCCTTAGCACTATTCTAATTTTTATGTGAGTGAATCTAAACTGCTGAGGAAGACCATATGTGAttgttaaattatatatatatatatatatacacacatatatatatttttactccGAGCAATGCTTATTCTTCTACATCCATAGATGCTTGAGAAGCTGTGTTTTTGTCATTCATGTgtattttcctttggaaaaagAAAGCGCCTATTTTACTAACCAAAGACTTGATTTTTACCCTCTTCGTTTTTATTCCCTCCTAGAAATCAGCCCAATTGGATTCATGTCAATATTATAAGAGATttttttagttgctttttttcttctttcagagagAGACCAGAATTCCAAATCAGAGCTACTTAGGGTGATAAGCTACGATCTTTGAGCTAGCTATAAATAAGATAtttcaagcaaacaaacaagcgACTTAAATTGGAGTAGAGGAACAAAAACGGTGTGAGACATcaggttgtgttttttttttttttgtgagattctgatcctaaaaataataaatgggggATTACGGGTTTGGAGTGCTAGTACAAAGCAATACTGGGAACAAATCTGCTTTTCCAGTCCGATTCCATCCACATCTGCAACCTCCACACCATCACCAGAATGCCACCCCCAACCCTGctgcttttataaataataacacaGCTGCCAATGGCAGCAGTGCTGGGTCAGCTTGGCTCTTTCCTGCTCCAGCTACCCATAACATTCAGGATGAGATCTTGGGGTCAGAAAAAGCCAAAAGTCAGCAACAGGAACAGCAAGACCCTTTAGAGAAGCAGCAGCTCTCCCCGAGTCCAGGTCAGGAAGCTGGAATACTGCCTGAAACAGAGAAGGCAAAGTCTGAAGAAAACCAAGGGGACAGTTCTTCAGAAAACAGCAATGGGAAGGAGAAAATACGAATTGAATCACCAGTTTTGACAGGGTTTGATTATCAAGAAGCCACAGGGCTAGGTACTTCGACCCAACCCTTGACATCGAGTGCATCCTCTCTTACTGGTTTCAGTAACTGGTCAGCAGCCATAGCGCCTTCTTCATCTACAATAATCAATGAGGATGCAAGTTTCTTTCACCAGGGAGGGGTCCCTGCTGCTTCAGCTAATAACGGTGCTCTGTTGTTTCAAAATTTCCCCCATCATGTCAGCCCTGGCTTTGGAGGCAGCTTCTCCCCTCAGATCGGGCCTCTCTCACAGCACCACCCTCACCACCCTCATTTCCAGCATCATCACAGCCAGCATCAACAGCAGAGGAGGTCTCCTGCCAGCCCCCACCCGCCTCCCTTCACACACAGGAGTGCTGCTTTTAACCAGCTGCCTCATTTGGCGAATAATCTTAACAAACCCCCCTCTCCGTGGAGCAGCTACCAGAGTCCCTCTCCAACCCCGTCATCTTCCTGGAGCCCAGGAGGTGGTGGATACGGAGGCTGGGGAGGCTCCCAGGGCCGAGATCACCGCAGAGGGCTGAATGGTGGAATAACACCCCTGAACTCCATCTCacctttgaagaaaaattttgcaaGCAATCACATTCAGCTCCAGAAGTATGCTCGTCCCACCTCTGCCTTTGCTCCAAAATCCTGGATGGAAGATAGCTTGAACAGGGCTgacaatatttttccttttccggTAAGATTATGTTCCATTAATAGATTAAGATGAATAAGGAAATAGCATGGTGTAATATCTCTGGAACTAAAGAGTTCGAATTGTCCATATTCACCTCAGAGCTCTTCTTAGAAAATGAAGCCGTTTCCAGACTTTATCAGAAGAGTGTAATTTGGAACAAAATGTTCAGCTGATTCTTTGGCAATTTTCTAATTATAGCCTTAATTTTTCCATAGATAATTATGCATACCAGGTAGCTAGTGATGTCATGATTATTAACTACAGTATCTTTCTTGCCTGACAAGAGAAATCAGGGTCAGTTTTCCCTGCTTAGTTAGGTGAGAACaaacaatatataaatgtaaatgtatttcaTTATAGAAGCCAATGAATATTTTCTGTCCATATGAAGTAACtgtgtaactttaaaaaaaatttcttttgacaCTGTTAAGATAGTGATTCACTGAAAATTGACTATTGAATTCCAGTTTTCTCACTAGGTTGTATTTTAAACCTGGACAGTCTTATTCAGTCAATACGTAATTCCTCTCAGACCTGTGCAAATTCTGGCCCGCCTTGTGTCAGTAAGGACTACTCGTGAGAGAGGTGATCTAAAGTGTAATTTGAtcaccatttttgttttattttttgtggtgctggggattgaacccgggtccttTCCCTGCAGCAGgctaataatttcttttaaatactatGAAACTATTAATCTCTtcgtgacttttttttttttttttgatgacgCCTTTCACCCATTTGTTTACTTTCCAGTGTTAACACTAGGGGTGTAGATAATTAAACCATTCCTAAAAATAGATGCAGGCAAAGATCACTTGTCTTTCTTGCTACCAGTATATCCTGTCTCTGGCAAGAGTCACATTGTTGGACGTTTTGAACTAATGAGCAGCCTGTTTAGTTGATAGAAACAAGATAAAGGGAATTTCATCATTAGTTGAGTATCACATGcctcattaaattttttattttgggagtaTGATCATTTATGTATGTTTAGAAAAGTTAGGTGGTAAGATAACATTGAGTCAGTCATCACAACAGCCCTACAAGGTAAGttctattattatccccattttacagataaggaaattatAGCTGCTATGGGTATGAATTCTAGGTTAAAAAacaaggattaaaaaaatgtgaccgTGTGTGTAATACAGACACGCATGTTGCAACTGGAGGGTTATTTAGAGTTATTTAAGGgacaaaacagtaaaaaatagTTGTAGTGTTCTCAAATTCCATGTTAGCATAatcctaaatatgtttttattagtaaCTATTTAGTGGGATGGGAAGTTTGCCAAGAGAATCCTGTTATTCTGTGGAATTAAATATCTGTTTCTACCCTAAGAATTCAGGTGCAATGtagcttaaaatatttagttaaatttagttttagattttaaaaaatgcttgtgTTGCCTGTTGAGCAGCTGTTGACATTTGCTTTTAGACACcatttttactcaaaataaagAGGAATTATGTTTTAGTGGTCAGATAAATGGCTGTGTAAGAAACTGACAGTCCTATAAGGTCTATTTATAAAAAGTTGCTCTTGATATTCCTTTGAACataaatttaaaggaaatgtAATGGAAAGGTAACATCTATGAATTATTTATgtattgctaattttaaaaatccaaggtGGCATTCTATAGCTTTTAACTGAATTAAAATTTGGCTCAGaatcaaacataattttcatTCTTAATTTGCTATTATACGATGACAGAATGAAATTTATGCAAACTCATGATTGTTTTCTCTCATTCTCAGCTTCTTGACTTATGATAAAGATTTGCTTtgggaaaaattaaaagttcagagaatgaattatatatgcacatgtgtacattaatatttttctgtgCGGGGTTAGTGGAATGTATTTAATGTGAAATCTTTTTGATCAATTTCTTTGGAGATTAAgctgatttataaaataataggCTAATACTAAAAGATATTCTTAGAAACTAACCCTTCCCTTGTCTATTTTGTTGAGAATGGAAAAAGGTCAAAGTACATGGCTCAAATATGGTAGGATAGATTTAGAAAGTAAACTGCTCATTTCTGCTCTCTTTCATCACCAGTTTTaggagtgtatgtgtgtgtgtgtgtgggggggtgactGGGAGAGACAACAAACCGTGGGGTGATTCGAAAGTCACAAGAGAAATAagtaatatgagaaaaaaatctctataaCAAACAACTCCTAgttgaaatttgaaaaaagttCATAAGAAGTAAATAAACTTAGGACTGTGGTGCTTGCTTAAATGAATGcagttcgtgtgtgtgtgtgtgtgtgtgtgtgtgtgttttaaacaatAATTCTTTTGAACTACTTTTTGGCAAAAAGTGCTCTGGGTTGATATAAATTGCGTGGTTAAATTTGATATGAAAAGGCTAGAAGGAACATTTCTTTGGACCCAGGAGACCTAGGTTGAAATCGTGGCTCTATCAGTAGCAGCATTGtgaggcctcagtttcttcatgaaGTGTGGAGGTGACCCAGGTGATCCCTAAAGTTCCTTATGATTCTAAAGCAGCCTACTGTGAAACCTCAACTGGGTGACTGTAATTCATActctttttttctaaacattcctggcttatttaaatttataatttgagCACTAATAATTTTAGGAAAGAAAGTTTATAGATATTAGTCATTAAATTTCAATTGCTGCTGAAAAGAATTCCCAAGATGTTATGGAGAGATCTTGAAATATATTACAGAAATTATAGGCTAGAGTTTAACATGGTTACATTATAATATTGATATTCAACCAGAGGTTAGCATGGAATTGTTATATTAAAGGGAATTATGTTCCTGAAATGTAACTGTTACTGggcaatgtttattttaatttgaaaagaaccagaattatttctatctttGTTTACTGCAGGCTTGGGTACACACagagaattaaaattaatgatgacattttaaattagttttttgtCTAATCTCAACATTTCCTTTTATCCATGGTTATAAAGCATGAGAAGAttccaaatatatgaataatGCTCCCTCCAATAACTTATATGGAAAGGCAttgcattttagatttttttgtattaaaatatatttataggctATTTTTGCTTAGCCTAAAACTTCATTGTACGAATTCAGATGGCATGCCTCAAGTCCTATTTTCCGGCATATTAAAGTAGTATGCATCTAATGAGAGCTAAGGTGCCTGCTGGGTTCTAAGTGTTTGACACATATTAACACATTTAATTCATTCAACAGTCCTGAGGTAGAAATTATTATTACTCACACATAAGAATCAACTCTTAACCACTATGCTAAAGCATTGTGTACCCTCAAGTCATTATAACATAGGCAAGTTTGGGGATGAGGAGAGAAGGTCTCCAAGAAGTgtggaagatggaagaaaaacttttacaaCCTTTACAAGTGTTGAACAAAGCTGATTGTAGGGCTGTAGGTCCTCTGGAGGCCTGAGGTGGAGGGCCACTTGAGCCTAGAGTTTCAGATCAGCCTGTGCAATATCgacagaccctgtctcttaaaacaaacaaacataaaatctgATTGCAGGGTTTTGAGAGTGAAAAATAATAGGTTATATTTGTTTATCAACTTTAAATGTTAAACTAAGATAATATTCAAGTcagtacttttgtttttaattttgagtggTTGCTATATACCAGGTACTAGGCTAGGtgctttcatatttattattttacttcatgTGTAGAATGTATCAACACTGTGACTTTTGGTTTTATTGCCtgattccaaaaggaaaaaaaaaaaaaaaaacagggcccATATTCTTGTGAGTACAGGAATGATTTGATCCTTACATTAAGGGGGGGAAAATCCTGTCTTGCCAAACTGATTCTGGAATTCTGGTAACCAAATCAAATAGTGAATTAGGACAACTGCCAACAATGATGTTTGAATATAGCACCACTTTAGTGGGATGCTTAGGTCCCTTGTCTTTGCAGGAAAGTAGAGGAGAGTTGCCTAGTTTGTATGCTGACACTCTGTTATCTACTGCTTAATTGTGCTCTTGCTTCTATTAGCTAAGAACTGGGAAGTCACACACGTCTCTTAAAAAGATTAACCTAAAACTGAATGGTAGGAAATACTTTAAGACTTAGAACCAGCCCCATTTGCCCTTACTTTAGACCCAGGTACCACAGATTTGTCAAGTTGTCTTAACTAGGCAAGTAATTCTCATCACTTTAATTTAAACTCTCCTCATGTCAGTTTATTGATGCTTAAATTCTGTACCACATCTTCTATTTGCAAACAGTCGCAGCAGTGTTTCAGTTCTGACACTCATGGTGAATTGTTGGAACCATCTCAACATGCAatcttattccattttatttttcttaatataatccCAAAAGGAATTTTTGcataggaaacattttctttgacTTAGAAAGGGGAGAAACTAACTTTCTGACTTGCAAATATGGGTTGGATGGTTCTAGCTTTAATAGAATTGAGATTCTGAAGAAACTTTGGGAAAAGCCTCCACATAAGATTTCCTCCCTCTTTgtagatttatttgtttttctgatggAGTGGGAATGATCttaggatagattttttttttggtattctatTTTGTCTTTGTAGAAACTgtagaatatagtcaacacattGTTCCAACACCTTTCAGAAAAAACCTGTTTATTGCCATCTTGGTGAAGGTGATGATTGCTAGTTGCAAGTAGAAAGATGCTTCCTAGTCATGAGGTTAAGATTTGGGAGTAATCCTTATTGTTGTTTatgaaaagaaatgggaaaggtGCCCTTAACTTGTGCCTAGATTTGAATTTTCCTGTATAAATTCATTTCCtgtgtgatttttctcttcagaTAGTAGGAAAATAATCTTGGAAGCTCTATTACCACATTATTTTTAGCAATGTGTTATACTTGGGTTTTTTGGTTTCATCACAGATAAGATAATGTGAATAGGTGTTTTTCTTTAAGTCAGAGAGCTTAGATTGTGAGcatccattttaattttgtggcaaatgcattatttcattttaattgagtAAAGGTGTCTATCAGAAATTAAAAGTATGTTTTTGCCatgataaattttcaaatatgtatatatgtatacacacacacacacacacacacacacacacacacacacacacacacacacacatatatattcaaatttaGTGTAGATTCTCATCAAAATTTTTCTGTCACATATTATTGAGACAGTGAATTACATTTTTCAAGTTCTCAGGAAATGCTTAagattataaaatgataaaatgtatgtcttattttattaaatcagTTTCTCCATGTGTAACATGAATAATTATTGAGAAGCTGTTTTGTGAAGCCAAATACATGGCATGGGCTGTGGATCCAAACAAACTGAAGTTTGACCCTGAATTCTAATTTGCATCATGGCCTTGAGTAAATCCCTTAATTGGAGGACAGTTCCTCATCAAGATAATAGTACCTAACAATAAAGGGTGAGGTACTTTAAGTATGTGGCCATATTAggcagcttaattttttttttaatttaaaatatggcttccaaatattgaataaaatcataaaataattacaagtATAGCTTGGGTtcctttaaaagattttgaaCAATTCTTGCTTTATTTCTCAAAGTACTCCTTTTGAATGAGTTATAGATGTGACCCAGGACAGGTAAATTGTTAGAAGAATTATCAGTTTTCTTGAAGGgaagtattataaataaataaacaaataaataaatacatgcacacgcacacacttatttattgatttgcagcctgtattttttagtattttgaaagAGTTTGTCTATAGTTGTTTTATTAAGAACTTTAGAACATGTATTGCTTTTATATACACTAAAGAAGAcaacattttaatggaaaaattgtGACTTTTTGGTAAGAAGTAGCAGATGATACTGTAGATTTGAATtgggtataattttatttttatcctggaattaggttttgttttcttatatcttaatttttaccATACATTTTTGAACACCTGCTATGTTATGGACTAGGCATAGGACTCTCAAAATTGATTTTATAGTGTATTCTGACCTGTGATAATCTTAAATTATACTGAACATGAATTTTTCGTCTTAAACATGATGAATAAATTATCAGCTAGCCTAATGATGTCATTTTAATCTATGATTAAACTTTAAGGCAAACTAACAGGCTCACCTTTAGGTTGGATAAAAACTATGTATAAATGTAACCATTAATGAAATGTGTGGAAACTTCCAAAAATATCTGGGCATTTGCAAGTATACACTTGTGTAAGTTACCTTGAATACTTATAACGTGCTGATTTACATTCTATGACAAAAGTACTACAAAAGGCAGACTGTAACCTATGAATAACAGAATTCAATCCAATTGATATGTCAAGGAACAACTCTATCAGCTGTCTATAGGTCCTGTCTCATGTTTTCAGACTTGATTATTAAAGTTTAGAGCCATAAGCTCTGCATGTCATTTCCATATTATAGGATATTTATTAGGTTGGACAGTTTCTTTTTgccaaatatttatcaaatatatcccagtcatttttatagtccaaaattattataattaatccCTAGGTTTTATACATTTTAAGACCATATTTATACTTAAAACATCATGTAATCTTTTTAATAATAGTTCTTTCAAGTATTCTTGAGGATTGCATCTAGTCCGTAGGTTCATGGTGCTAGTCAATAAAATAGCTCTTGTTAGTTTATTGTCTGTGAGACTTAAAAAGGACAGACACCTCAATATAAGAACATTACTACTAGAAAAATATCCTAATTATAGTAACGAGAGTTGAATCTGGATTTCATATATGGCTCTGACACTTCCTAGCTATGTGGCTCAGGGCAAACTACTCCAACCTTTCTGatccttcattttctcatttattttgtctgttttttttttctttttttgcttgtgtgatttttgagattaaaaaatatgtCTGATATTTGGCTTTCAGAAGATTCTGTTGTTAAACAAAAACAAGTCTTCCAATAGAAATATTAATTCAATCTTAAGAATAGCAgtttctttagttttaaaaataaaatgactgtaCTTAAGTAATGGTGGATTGGGCTAGataatgtttgttttcttgaaCCCACTTTTTATAAGTTTCTTCCAcagtgtttttaacattttttttttttttagttttagatggacacaacatctttgtttatttatttatttatttattttgtggtgctgcagtttgaatgcagtgcctcatgcatgtgaggcaaatgctcaaCCACTGCGCTACCCCAGCTCCgctcttttacatattttatcatGGAAAAATGTAAACATATACAATAGTAGGCAGAAGAGTCTAGCGAACTGCCATGTACTTGTCACCTGGCTTCATGAGCTGAGCTGTCTGCTCCTGGTGGCTGCTCCTGGCCAGCCTTTCTTCTATAGTGCTAACACTCTCTCTCCTTTTACGTTATCTTAAAGTACTTCCCAGATACAGTATCATTTCATCTGAAAATGGCTCAGGTATCTCTAAAAGATAAAGgagtctttaaaaaacaaaacacaacaaaagatagctttcaagttttttgtttttaaagaaaaagagtgagaaactgaggcaaagcCGTATTTCTGAGACCGCCAGCCTGTTCCACTGCTCAGCCTCCTCTTAATCACTACAGATGACACTAATGGCCTCATCTCCTTCTCAgccaccaaaacaaataaaaagaaaaaaggtccaGCCAAAATATCAGAACATCAGTTGGTGACCAGAAATTTGGGAGTCTTTTTTCCATCTTAGTCTTTCTCTGGGTCCTGGTTTCTGGACACTAGTGGTGGACCTCTGGAAGGAAGAATAATGAGACAGAGAACAGGAAAGGACTGAGTCTTTGGAGTTATACTTTTGTCTTTTAAGAGGAATGTAGAAGTAGCAGGTGTGGAGGCCCATGCCTGTTGCCCCAGctactctggagtctgaggcagtatcaaaagttcgaggccagccttagcaactaagtgagaccctgtctcaagataaaatattaaagggttgagtgcacctgggttccattcccaagaACTAACATCCATGTGCGCTGCCCTTGGAAGGAATGTGGAGGCTTGGGTCTTCTGCAGGTCTTGGCTCCACCAGCACTTCTCATTCCGTTCTCTTTCAGTGCACAGACATTTGATGCTTCTGATGGGCTGGGAATAATTAACCCAGGCTAAGGGCATCCTTCTTATGAAGAGTACAGTGTGGTGGCCTGTTTCATGCTTCAGGGTGGAGGAGGGGCTTCTGCCCAGGAGACTCTGGAGATCTAAGGATGTGGCAAAAGACTTGTGAGGACCCAAAAGGTAGAGGCTGCCTGAGGATTGTTCTCCAAGCTCACAAAAAGAAGAGATGTTGGTAGTTCTGGGACAGAAGTGTCAGTTTAGGAGTAAGGATTGCGCGTTTTGGGGCGCATTCCCCTGCTGACTCTAGGCTCTGCTCGGGCCTACCAGACATGAGGAAGAAGAACCCCAATGGCCACTCAGAGTCTTCGTGGGTCTTTGTAACTTCACCTCTCTGGGCTGAGTTTTAGTAGTATTTGCTTTCCTTAAACCAATGGTCCTTTGTTCTGAATGGGTTATTAGGTAATAGAAACCTTCTGGGATACTTGTGGGTTCAGAGATTTAGGTATGTGATTATCTCTATGAAAACAGGCTATAGGAAATAACAGAACAGCTGAATTGTCCTGCTGTAGTCAGTACCTAAAACATGTGAGTTTCAGGCTCTTTCCCACTGTCCCACAGAGAGAAGGGGCAGAGGAAGTGTTTATTCTGTTGACTGCCAGGCCATGGGCACCTGCTGTCGAATATCTCATCTCGTTTACTCCTTACCATAATTTCATAAAGGGAgcattattatcttcattttgagGAAGAAATCAGTGTTCAGTGCTGCTGCTGTATCAGCATTACTTGCCTactaagtgatgatttttttaaaaacatttttttaagttatacatgggcacaatatctttattttgtttatttatttttatgtggtgctgaggattgaacccagcacttcaGATACGCATGGTAAGCCttctctcactgagccacaaccccagcccataagtGATGATTTGAATGTAGGTCTTATGATAGATTCCAATGTTTTCTTTCTGCCAGGTAAGGTAAGAATGAGGAAGAAGGGTCTGATGGTCCAAGAACTGACTAATGGAGCCTCGAATGccagttcaattttttttagtaCAAATAAGTGATGATACGAAGTGTTTACCACATTAAAGATTTCTTTGCTTTCAAAATGACTGTAGTTAGTTTAGTGAAGgaggaattaaagaaaatgttctcAAAGGCTTTCTGGAGGGATCTTCTGATTCATTGGTTTAGGTGGGAAGCAGATGCAGCTGTTGATCTAGTCAGAGTGAAACACTGAAAACATTTCATCCCTTTATATGTAGTTTGTAATTCTGATAGGGAACATTTGGTAACATAAGAGCTCTTTGCCTCCTTTTAGAGATCATGATGAGAAAGTACTGATGGAAAAGGGAACTTGCTAAGAAATATGAGATGCTTCCTCCTAGGTCACACAACTACCTCTTTGACTTCAACCTTCGACACTTGTCTGCATTCAGATCATGTAAATAGAATGAAGGATTTCAAGCCTTGCGGATGTCAGTAGTGAAAATTCTAGTTCACGACAAGATTCATTTAAATGaactgccactcactgtgtgacTACAAGGGCAGTTAGTTAAACTCTTATAGCTTCATTTGCCTAAGATGGGACTAATAACAGTAGTGACTTCATATGGTGAGAAATTAATGAAGGCAAATGATAAATCACACAAGATGCATaacagaggcaggaggaacataTCAGCCCCTTCTCTGTTGGTGGGGATGAATTTACAGCACACTCTACGCGTGCTGTGTTAACATGTGGGTGTGAAAGTGAGAGAAGCTCATGATTCAGCAGGGAAGTAGTCCTATCTGAGCCTCTCGACATCCTGTACAATGCCCGAGTGCAGAGGCGAACTTCTGCCTGCACTGGGATGTGAGTGAGGTTCATTTGGAAGTGGGACTCTAAACGTGGAATGTATCATCAACTTTTGATGATCTGTGGAGTTAAATATCATTTGATCCAAAAagaatatttacattttgaaaaatcttgGATTAAACTCCCATATTACCTCTGATTAATTATGGGCCCTACTGGCATCTCAAACTTCCTATTTATTTTGGCAGCTGACATACTGGCATAGACtttctttttaaaccaaaatattttctttcccttcttcaccAGGGAACGTTTAAGCCAAAAAGAGAAGCTTCCATAGCCTGATAGAGATTGATAGCAGGTCTGAAAAGCAATCACAGTAACAGATATTTTACAGAAAGAGAATGAGTAAAGAGGATAGCTGATTTGGCTTTGGCTTTTAATAATTTGGTTATATTCAACtaattacattttgttttagaCCTGGTCCAGGAATGCCAAAACATACTAACTCAAGTTTATAAACAATTGAGTGGCAGTGGGGACAGTGGTGGGTAGATGGGATATAtttagatgagaaaattgaggctgaGGACAGCTACTACGTCTGAGCAAAAAACTTAGCTATCAATATCCCAACATCCTGCTCCAAAAATGGAACTTGAAGGGTTACATACCTCTCATTCTCCAACGGAAGTAAGCTTTCTTTTACGT harbors:
- the Cpeb4 gene encoding cytoplasmic polyadenylation element-binding protein 4 isoform X2; its protein translation is MGDYGFGVLVQSNTGNKSAFPVRFHPHLQPPHHHQNATPNPAAFINNNTAANGSSAGSAWLFPAPATHNIQDEILGSEKAKSQQQEQQDPLEKQQLSPSPGQEAGILPETEKAKSEENQGDSSSENSNGKEKIRIESPVLTGFDYQEATGLGTSTQPLTSSASSLTGFSNWSAAIAPSSSTIINEDASFFHQGGVPAASANNGALLFQNFPHHVSPGFGGSFSPQIGPLSQHHPHHPHFQHHHSQHQQQRRSPASPHPPPFTHRSAAFNQLPHLANNLNKPPSPWSSYQSPSPTPSSSWSPGGGGYGGWGGSQGRDHRRGLNGGITPLNSISPLKKNFASNHIQLQKYARPTSAFAPKSWMEDSLNRADNIFPFPDRPRTFDMHSLESSLIDIMRAENDSIKGRLNYSYPGSDSSLLINGQSSLFPMEDGFLDDGRGDQPLHGGLGSPHCFTHQNGERVERYSRKVFVGGLPPDIDEDEITASFRRFGPLIVDWPHKAESKSYFPPKGYAFLLFQDESSVQALIDACIEEEGKLYLCVSSPTIKDKPVQIRPWNLSDSDFVMDGSQPLDPRKTIFVGGVPRPLRAVELAMIMDRLYGGVCYAGIDTDPELKYPKGAGRVAFSNQQSYIAAISARFVQLQHGEIDKRVEVKPYVLDDQLCDECQGARCGGKFAPFFCANVTCLQYYCEYCWAAIHSRAGREFHKPLVKEGGDRPRHISFRWN